A DNA window from Arachis duranensis cultivar V14167 chromosome 3, aradu.V14167.gnm2.J7QH, whole genome shotgun sequence contains the following coding sequences:
- the LOC107481055 gene encoding uncharacterized protein At4g22758, with the protein MTKKSAFEKMLMQKRSYDDDEDQQKKRNNSSSSKRLLVSINILGSAGPIRFVVNEKDSVCVIIETALKSYAREGRLPLLGFDPTNFLLYSANACFDALNPLEAIGSYGVRNFVLCKKQVCLSKTQPHSELISQQKRNGGSGWKAWFNKSFGLKISSH; encoded by the exons atGACGAAGAAGAGTGCTTTTGAGAAGATGCTGATGCAAAAGAGGAGCTATGACGATGATGAGGATCAGCAGAAGAAGAGGAACAACAGCAGCAGCAGTAAGAGGTTGTTGGTGAGTATCAACATACTTGGGAGCGCAGGGCCAATAAGGTTTGTGGTGAATGAAAAGGACAGTGTTTGTGTGATCATTGAAACCGCTCTCAAGTCCTATGCACGTGAAGGCAGGCTTCCTCTTCTTGGTTTTGATCCCACCAACTTCCTCCTTTACTCTGCAAATGCATGCTTTGATG CTTTGAATCCTTTGGAAGCCATAGGATCTTATGGGGTGAGAAATTTTGTGCTGTGCAAGAAGCAAGTTTGCTTATCAAAGACACAACCACATTCAGAGCTGATATCTCAGCAGAAACGCAATGGTGGTAGTGGCTGGAAGGCATGGTTCAACAAATCATTTGGATTGAAAATCTCATCCCATTGA
- the LOC107481054 gene encoding DELLA protein 1: MKRDHSEAGSSYGQQGSSSSSVAKGECSSMSSGKAKMWEEDHDPSSGGGGGGMDELLAALGYKVRNSDMADVAQKLEQLEMVMGTAQEDGISHLATDTVHYDPTDLYSWVQSMINELNPPPSTAAANGTSSSLLCSSQIEENPSRAFTDDSEYDLRAIPGIAVYPQNDEPSNKRLKTNRVPEIGSEGVQEPTRPVVLVDSQETGVRLVHTLLACAEAVQQENLKLADALVKHVGLLAQSQAGAMKKVASYFAQALARRIYQIYPQEAMDSSFSDVLHMHFYESCPYLKFAHFTANQAILEAFASATRVHVIDFGLKQGMQWPALLQALTLRPGGPPTFRLTGIGPPQTDNTDSLQQVGWKLAQLAQTIGVQFEFRGFVCSSLSDLDPEMLEIRPGEAVAVNSVFELHRMLARPGSIEKVLGTVKKIKPKIFTVVEQEANHNGPVFVDRFTEALHYYSSLFDSLEGSVATGLAAPPPTEDLLMSELYLGRQICNVVACEGTDRVERHETLTQWRARMGSAGFEAVHLGSNAFKQASMLLALFAGGDGYRVEENNGCLMLGWHTRSLIATSAWKLPPLSSGGES, translated from the coding sequence ATGAAGAGGGATCACAGTGAAGCTGGCTCCAGCTATGGCCAGCAAggtagcagcagcagcagcgtGGCCAAAGGCGAATGCTCGTCAATGTCGAGCGGGAAGGCCAAGATGTGGGAGGAAGACCATGACCCAAGCTccggcggcggcggcggcggcaTGGACGAGCTCCTCGCTGCTCTTGGTTACAAGGTTCGCAACTCAGACATGGCTGACGTGGCCCAGAAGCTGGAGCAGCTGGAGATGGTTATGGGTACCGCGCAAGAAGACGGAATTTCACACCTGGCTACTGACACCGTTCACTACGACCCTACGGATCTATACTCCTGGGTGCAGAGCATGATCAATGAGCTCAACCCTCCCCCAAGCACCGCTGCCGCAAACGGAACAAGCAGCTCACTGCTGTGCAGCTCCCAAATCGAGGAGAACCCCTCACGCGCCTTCACGGACGACTCTGAGTACGACCTGAGAGCGATACCTGGCATCGCCGTTTACCCTCAAAACGACGAACCCAGCAACAAACGGCTGAAAACGAATCGTGTTCCAGAAATTGGGTCAGAGGGTGTTCAAGAACCGACCCGGCCAGTTGTGCTTGTGGATTCCCAAGAAACAGGTGTCCGTCTAGTCCACACCCTCTTAGCCTGCGCGGAGGCAGTCCAGCAAGAAAACCTAAAGCTGGCAGACGCGCTAGTGAAGCACGTGGGGCTACTCGCGCAGTCGCAGGCCGGTGCCATGAAGAAAGTTGCATCTTACTTTGCACAGGCACTTGCGAGGAGGATTTACCAGATTTACCCTCAAGAAGCCATGGACTCTTCTTTCTCAGATGTGCTCCACATGCACTTCTACGAGTCCTGCCCTTACCTCAAATTCGCCCACTTCACAGCCAATCAGGCCATACTCGAGGCCTTCGCTTCTGCCACCAGGGTCCACGTCATCGATTTCGGCCTCAAGCAAGGGATGCAGTGGCCCGCACTCCTGCAAGCCCTCACATTGCGTCCCGGCGGCCCACCCACTTTCCGTTTGACTGGAATAGGCCCGCCGCAGACCGACAACACTGACTCCCTGCAGCAAGTCGGATGGAAGCTTGCACAACTGGCACAAACCATAGGCGTTCAGTTCGAGTTTCGCGGCTTCGTCTGCTCTAGCCTCTCGGATCTTGACCCCGAAATGCTTGAGATCCGACCCGGAGAAGCCGTTGCGGTTAACTCCGTTTTCGAGTTGCATCGCATGCTGGCCCGCCCCGGCTCCATCGAGAAAGTTCTTGGCACGGTTAAGAAGATCAAGCCGAAGATCTTCACGGTGGTGGAGCAGGAAGCCAACCACAACGGTCCAGTTTTTGTGGATCGGTTCACGGAGGCGTTGCATTATTACTCGAGTTTGTTTGACTCGCTGGAGGGATCGGTGGCGACGGGGTTGGCGGCGCCGCCGCCGACTGAGGACCTATTGATGTCGGAGCTGTACCTCGGGAGGCAAATTTGCAACGTGGTGGCGTGCGAGGGCACAGACCGGGTGGAGCGGCACGAGACGCTGACGCAGTGGCGGGCCAGGATGGGGTCGGCCGGGTTCGAGGCGGTCCACTTGGGGTCGAACGCGTTCAAGCAAGCGAGCATGTTGCTGGCGCTGTTTGCGGGTGGGGATGGGTACAGGGTGGAGGAGAACAATGGGTGCCTCATGCTTGGGTGGCACACCAGGTCCCTGATTGCGACCTCGGCGTGGAAGCTTCCACCCCTTTCTTCTGGCGGCGAGTCTTAG